The Montipora foliosa isolate CH-2021 chromosome 1, ASM3666993v2, whole genome shotgun sequence genome has a window encoding:
- the LOC137972279 gene encoding small ribosomal subunit protein uS17-like, producing the protein MADQIEKAFQKQPSIFQNKKRVLGQTGKKDKKKDLRYVRSVGLGFKTPREAIEGTYIDKKCPFTGNVSIRGRILTGTVKSMKMKRTIVIRRDYLHHVKKYNRFEKRHKNLSAHLSPCFRDVSVGDVVTVGQCRPLSKTVRFNVLKVTKGKASKDKKMFEKF; encoded by the exons ATGGCGGACCAG ATTGAGAAAGCCTTCCAGAAGCAGCCATCAATATTTCAAAACAAGAAGCGTGTTCTTGGTCAAACAGGcaagaaagacaaaaagaaagacCTGCGATATGTCAGAAGTGTTGGTCTTGGATTTAAGACCCCCAGAGAG GCAATTGAGGGAACGTACATTGACAAGAAGTGTCCTTTTACGGGAAATGTGAGCATCCGTGGCCGTATTTTGACTGGCACTGTTAAAAGTATGAAAATGAAGCGCACCATTGTTATCAGACGGGACTACCTGCACCACGTTAAGAAGTACAACAGATTTGAGAAGCGGCATAAAAACCTTTCTGCTCATCTCTCACCTTGCTTTAG GGACGTTTCTGTCGGTGATGTTGTCACCGTGGGCCAATGTCGCCCTCTCAGCAAGACAGTCCGATTCAATGTGCTCAAAGTCACCAAAGGAAAGGCTAGCAAAGACAAGAAAATGTTTGAGAAATTCTAA